A DNA window from Fervidobacterium sp. contains the following coding sequences:
- a CDS encoding Crp/Fnr family transcriptional regulator — MDLITFPRETILYNFGENVKKIYYLVEGIVSVKLHNKKLTFEHGTFGEWAFFDLPSEEIVTIESDEATFYQFRPEEVLQIENHDSILRTIINSLSKRLLLIDSELAESRELPEYVGPDRMRYFKRIHPNSMKIDDRIFQDILNAKRLYSNGYVKEAFDVVVRLLSEPVNDELRKEIMVWYTLLSIILQPESAELHLRRLNSKEYSDCLSYVYLFSFVHGGQKQDILEIFMKGGLLLPPYTVVTLEGEKANEGYLVLKGYLKAVKLYEDKEILLSIVKPGEFVGEGALLDSKIRMVTLYSISPAAIIPISCEGIEKYIKNNPKFVLKIIESQLMRIKQVKKLISMKFTPNSGQRVLMAIKYFENIFNEAKITAKDISAFIDVPVERVVDELRKNGFKIAADGTISF, encoded by the coding sequence ATGGATTTAATTACATTTCCAAGAGAAACTATATTGTATAACTTTGGTGAGAATGTCAAAAAGATTTATTACCTTGTGGAAGGAATCGTTTCTGTTAAATTGCATAATAAGAAACTAACATTTGAACATGGGACCTTTGGTGAATGGGCTTTTTTTGATTTACCATCTGAAGAGATTGTAACAATCGAATCAGACGAAGCAACATTTTATCAATTTAGACCTGAGGAAGTTCTTCAAATTGAAAACCACGATAGTATTTTAAGAACTATTATAAACTCGTTATCGAAGCGTTTATTGTTGATAGACTCTGAACTTGCCGAATCTCGAGAATTACCTGAATACGTTGGACCTGATAGGATGAGGTATTTCAAAAGGATCCATCCAAATTCGATGAAAATAGATGATAGAATCTTTCAAGATATACTAAATGCGAAGCGTCTTTATTCAAATGGATACGTTAAAGAAGCTTTTGATGTTGTTGTAAGACTCTTGTCAGAACCTGTGAATGATGAATTACGTAAGGAAATAATGGTTTGGTATACGTTACTTAGTATTATTTTACAACCGGAAAGTGCAGAATTACATCTTAGAAGGTTAAATTCAAAGGAATACTCAGATTGCCTGTCTTATGTATATTTGTTTTCCTTTGTACATGGTGGACAAAAACAAGACATACTTGAGATTTTTATGAAAGGCGGACTATTGTTGCCACCATATACGGTGGTTACACTCGAAGGCGAAAAAGCCAACGAAGGATACTTAGTTTTGAAAGGTTACCTCAAAGCTGTAAAACTTTACGAAGACAAAGAGATATTGTTGTCTATAGTCAAGCCAGGTGAATTTGTAGGCGAGGGTGCTTTATTGGATTCAAAGATTAGAATGGTAACCTTATACTCTATATCCCCTGCAGCGATAATACCAATTTCGTGCGAAGGTATTGAGAAATATATTAAAAATAATCCAAAGTTTGTGTTGAAGATAATTGAATCGCAACTTATGAGGATAAAGCAGGTCAAAAAATTGATAAGTATGAAATTTACCCCCAATAGTGGTCAGAGGGTCTTGATGGCAATTAAATACTTTGAGAATATCTTTAATGAGGCAAAAATAACAGCAAAAGATATATCAGCTTTTATTGACGTACCCGTAGAAAGGGTGGTAGATGAACTACGAAAGAATGGTTTCAAAATAGCGGCAGACGGAACGATCTCTTTTTGA